The sequence below is a genomic window from Bacillota bacterium.
ACGGAGCCGGTTGAAGCCCGGGCGGGCATTCCGAGAAGTAGGAGTGCCAGGCAGAGCAGCAGAACGGAGCCACGTTTGCAGGCATGCATGTTGATGATCACTCCTCCAGTATGTTTGGAACGGACACTGTATCGTGCCCGGTATGACATAATGTGCGGAGAACTCGTGGATCTCTTCGACCCCCCGGATTCTATTCCCTGCTCAACAAGGTCTCGCAGATGGTCACTTCACTCTGGCCGCGTTTTGTCTCCTGGGGTTGTTTCCTTGACTTCCCACCCGGGCCGCGCTATAATGAACTCACCGAACATATGTTCTGGAGGCGACCGGCCATGCGTGCCATCGCATATGTACACATCCCCTTCCTGTACACGTCCGCCCACATCAAACTTGACCCAGGGCTTTCAGGCAAGCCTGTCGCGGTGGTAGACCGCAACATCGTGATCGATGCATCTCCCCAACTCCTCGCGGCCGGAGCCCGGGTTGGGGTGCTGAAACGCCATGCACGGCAGGCATGTCCCGAGGCTATCTTCATCAAGTTCGACCAAGATATCTACCCTCAGTTCTCCAACGTGGTCTGGGACATTTGTGCCAGTTACAGCCCTCTGGTCGAACCCATCTCCCCAAGTGGGGCATTCGTGGACCTGACAGGGTGCGGGGATATACACTCCCTGACAGGTCAAATACTCCGCCGATCCCAAAAGGAAGCAGGGTTCGATGTATCAATGGGCCTGGGCACCTCGCGCCTGATCGCCAGGGTCGCCGTGCCCGATTCGGGGGGGGTCCGAGTCGTGGAAGGTGGATCCGAGCCTTCGTTTCTTTCGGGGCTCCCTTGCGACGCCCTATGGCCTCTCAAGCCCCAGACTATTCTCAAGCTCACACAGCTCGGGGTCAAGACCGTCGGGGAGATCTCGCAGATCCCCCTTTCAGAGCTTTTGAATCAACTCGGTGAAGAAGGCCTCGAGGCCCATCTTTTGAGCCGTGGCACCGACCACTCACAAGTGCAGGCAGCCTACCCTCCCGAGTCGGTCGACCATTCCATGTCCTTCGAGTCCCCCATAACCAGCTGGCCTGATCTCGAGGAGTGTCTTTCGATATGCGCGCGCGAGGTCGCCCGAAAGCTCATGGCATCCGGCCGGACTGCCAGGGTGATCACGGTATCTGTTGTCACTATGCCGGGCCAGCCGGATCTAGTCCTGAGGCGAACGCTTCGCTCCCCGACTGATTCCCCGAGGGGAATAGCCACGGCGCTCGTACAGGCGATCGCAGGGAAGATTACAGCTCCCATCTCCGCCATACATACTTCAGCCACCGGCCTTGAGGCACCGTCCGCCGTCCAGCTTTCTATCTTCGGCACCGCATCCGACTCCGCGCTCTCATCTGATCTCGAACGTGCGCTCGAGTCCATAAAAGAGCGGTTTGGGGCGGAAAGTGTGACCACCGCCCAGATCCTCATACGCACCAGGCGCGATCGCATGCTCGCCGAGGCAATTCTCTAGGTGGGATGAGGGAGCCCGAGCGGGGCTGTAATCCCCTCTACGGTTTGGTGGGTGGAACATAGACGCTGATTGGAGGGAAGGGAAGCCGCTCTCCTCCCCATGCCTGAAGGGAGGAGCTTCCAGCGGCGATAGGTCGTGAGCAAGCGTATCCAGAAGCCAATCACTGTCGTGGAAGGCCCAGGCGGTTCTCCCATCCGGTTCTCGTGGCTCAACCGGTGGCGCACCGTTTCCGGGGTGCTGGACCGATGGCGTGAGTCCGGAGATTGGTGGGATGGCGAAGAGGAGCGGGACTATTTCATCGTGGCCACCTCCCCCGGAGGCAGTTACGAGCTGTGCCGTGATGGGCCGGGGGCCTGGATTCTCTCAAGGATACTCGACTGAATTCTGGGTGGCAACTGATTTCGCGACATGGAGGTGCGGCAGGTTGAAAGGCTTTGTCCACCTCCATGTGCATTCTCAGTACTCCTTTCTGGATGGGGCGAGCACTTTGCGTTCTCTCGTGGAGAGGGCAGCATCGCTCGACATGGGCGCGCTCGCCGTGACCGACCACAACAATGTGAGCGCTGCCGTGGAGTTCACGAAATGCGCTCGGGAAGCCGGTATCAAGCCAGTTCAAGGTGCAGAACTCACGCTCGCGGACGGATCTCACCTGGTCCTGCTCGCCCAGGATTCCAAGGGCTACTCCAATCTCTGCCGTATACTGACCACCGCCCACATGTCAGCCCAGAGGCGCAATCCCGGGGCGAGGCTCGAGGACATAGAGCCCCATACCGGACACATGATCGCCCTCTCCGGATGCCGAAAGGGCATCATTCCCTCACTCATAGCCGCCGGTAAGAAAGCTGAGGCACATGCGGCGGCAGTCCGGCTCGCCCGGGTCTTCGGCCGCTCCAACTTCTACATCGAGCTTGAGAACCCACTGACGCCGGGCGCAGCGGGGCTCATCCGGGCGCTTTCAGACCTCGCACGCGCTGTGGGCGTCGGTACCGTCGTAACTAACAATGTGCATTACGCCGAGAAATCCGGGTTCTGGGTCCACGACGCGCTGACCGCCGTTCGGACCCTCACCACGCTCGACGATGTTCACCCCGAGCGGCGCATAAATGGGGAGAACTACCTGAAGTCCCCGGAGGAGATGACCTCCCTCTTCGCGGATTACCCCGAGGCCCTATCCAACACTGTCGAAATAGCGGAACGTTGCTCCCACGTTCTCGACCTCTCCCTGCGCCTCTTCCCCAAATTCCCGACGCCCTGCGGGGAACCTGCCGCGGCCTACCTCGAATCCCTCGTCATGCAAGGGGCCGCAAAGAGATACGGCCGGATCACCGAGGGAATCAGAGCCCGCCTCTCCCATGAACTGGGGATCATACGCGCACTCGGGTTCGAGGACTATTTCCTCGCCGTATGGGATGTGGCCAGATGGGCACAGTCCCAAGGCATAAGGTACGCCGGGCGCGGGTCCGCGGCGGACTCTGCCGTCGCCTACTGCCTTTTCCTCACGAACGTCGATTCCATTGTCCGCGGCCTGCTGTTCGAGAGGTTCATGAGCCTGGAACGCGCCCAGAAACCCGACATCGATATCGATTTCGAGGCCGGCCGAAGGGATGACGTGGCCAAGTATGTCTACAGTCGCTACGGCACGGAACACGTGGCTTCCGTGTGCACGTTCAACACCTTCCAGGGCCGGGCGGCGGTGCGGGATTTCGGCCGGGCACTCGGTTTCCCCGAGCAAGAGATCGACTGGTTGGCAAAGAAACTCCCCCACGTTCCGGCGGATGGTATACGGGCCGCGTTCGAACGCTACCCCGAACTGCGAACAAGTGGGATCCCGGCATGGAAGTTCGAGCTCCTGCTCTCGCTCGCCGAGTCCGTCGCGGGATTCCCCAGGCACATCGGCACCCACCTGGGCGGGGTAGTCATAAGCGGCGAGCCCCTCACCACCATCACCCCACTTCAAATGGCAGCGAAAGGGGTGGCCATCACCCAGTTCGACAAGAACTTCATAGAGGACCTGGGTCTCATCAAACTGGACCTCCTCTCCCTTCGCACCCTCTCAGCGGTGGAGCAGGCGACGTCGACGATCAGAGATCACGACCCGTCCTTCGAGTACAACAGGATACCCCACGGTGACCGGGCAACTTACGAGATGCTGAACCGTGGAGAGACCATAGGCGTGTTCCAGCTGGAAAGCCCCGCCCAGCGCGGGCTGCAGACACGCCTGGGAGCCCGGGACATTGAGGATGTGATCGCGAGCGTCGCCCTGATCCGCCCGGGCCCTATCCAGGGGAACATGGTCGAGCCTTTCATCGCCCGCCGTCGCGGCCTGGAAGGCATCTCCTACATCCACCCCAAGCTTGAGCCGATCCTTCGGAAGACCTACGGTGTAGTCCTCTACCAGGAGCAGGTCATCGAGATCGCCACGGCCATTGCCGGCTTCACTCCTGGAGAGTCCGATAAACTGCGAAAGGTCATGACCCACGTCCGGTCCATGCGGGAGATGGAACGAATTGGTACACACTTTATCGAAAGAGCTGTGGAAAATGGGATAAGCCCCGAAGTCGCCCAGACCATCTTCTCCTACATACTGGGGTACGCAGGTTACGGGTTCTGTGAGGCGCACGCAGCGGCATTCGCTGATACAGCATACAAGACCGCATACATGGTGAACCACTACCCCGCCCATTTCTATGCGGCGGTACTCAGCAGCCAGCCCATGGGCTTCTACCCTCCCCGCACCATTCTCGTGGAGGCGAAGCGAAGAGGAGTCAGGATCCTGCCTTTGGATGTGAACAGGAGCCAGAAGAAGTTCTCCGTGGAAGGCGGGGCGATACGTGTCGGGCTCATGCAGGTCAAGGGCATCTCGGAGCGGATGATCGACGATCTGGTAGCCGCGCGGGCAGATGGTGAATTCCGCTCGGTCACGGACTTCCTCCTCCGTGTCCCGGTCGACCGGGATATCATGGACAATCTCGTGTTGGCCGGGGCCTTCGATTCTGTCGAGCCCAACAGGCGGGCACTGTTCTGGAGACTCGGCACTCTCATGGCTCAAGCAGCAGCAGAACATGACATGGCCGCCCGGGCCGGCCCCGGCCGGCTCTTCGAATCCTCCGGGTCTTCTGTTAGAGATTCGGTCCCGGATTTCTCGCCTACCGACAAGTTCAAGCATGAGATGTCCATTCTGGGTTTCTGCGTCGACTATCACGCGATGGAATTCCTCCGCCCCCGTCTGGCAAGGGCAGGCGTGCGCACCTCTCGCGATATCCACGCTGCGAAGAACGGTGAGGCGGTCACCGTGGCCGGGCTCGTGGTCCGGCCTCACAGGCCCCCAACGAAGAGCGGCAAGATCGTGGTGTTTCTCTCACTCGAGGACGAATTCGGCTTGGTCGACGTGACAGTGTTCGAGCGGGTCTATCAGGAGTTCGGGGGAGTAATATACGGGAACCCGGGCCTTTTGGTCACCGGGAACATCTCGAGGCGGGGCGATGGAGTGAGCGTGATCGCCAGGACAGTGCAAGGGTTGGGCCGTCGCCGTTCATCCGTCTGACCCCGTTCCCGGGCGTTCGTCGAACCCAAACTTCTCCTCGCCCACTATTGGATCGAACGCCCCCATGAGGGCATCTTGCATCAGACGGGTGAATCCCGGGAGCATCTCTGACGGGATCCGGATGACCATCTCCACCCTCTCGGCGTAACTGAGCCTATCGACTGTAAACCCCTGTTCAGCGATGAGGTTCTGAACACGTCCAAGGGATGGATAGTCTATGACGAACCTCACCTCGCGGAAGAGCCGCTTGCGCACAATGCCCGCGGCGTGCAGGCCCTCTCTTGCCGCGGACCCGTACGCCCGGACTAAGCCTGCCGCACCGAGCAGAGTGCCGCCAAAATACCGGGTGACTACCACCGTGCAGTACTTCACCTGCTCACGCTTTATGACCTCCAGAACCGGACGCCCGGCAGTTCCGGCGGGCTCGCCGTCATCGCTCGAGCGGGCGACCTCATCATGCTCGCCCAGAACAAAGGCGTAGACGTTGTGGGTTGCATCCCAGAACTCCCGCCTCACCCTGTCTATGAGGCGCAAAGCTTCCGCCTCTTCCTGGCACGGTGCGGCTGTCGCTATGAACTTGCTCTTTTTCACCACGATCTCTGCCCGGCCTTCACCCGCGAGCGCAAGGTAGCCTCTGGACATCCAAACCACTCCCGAAAGAGGGAATCATGAACTGCAGTAGAACTTATCATCTGGCATCGCAATCCAAGGAGGCGAGTCCCCAAGGTGCCCACCGCAAGGCTTTATCATTCCGATCCCTATCTTCGAGACTTCCAGTGCCGGGTCCTCCAATCGGAGCCTGCTTCGCGGACTTCAAGCCCGGGGCCTCTGTTCGAAGTGATCACTGACGTCACCGCCTTCTACCCGAATTCTGGCGGACAGCCGTCCGACCGCGGAACTGTCGCCGGCGTCGACGTCGTGGACGTGATTGAGCGCGAGGATGAGATCGTCCACCTGACGGTCGCAGCTGTGCCGGTGGGTCCGGCTGTCGGGAGGGTGGATGCGGACCGGAGGTTCGACCACATGCAACAACACACCGGCCAGCACATCCTCTCCGGAGCGTTCGCAAGCCTCTTCGGCCTGGAGACAGTCGGGTTCCACATGGGAGAAGAGACAGTCACCATAGATCTGGCGGCCCCGGATATTACCTACGACCAGGCGGCTGCGGTGGAGCGGCTGGCGTGCGAAGTGGTGTTTCAGAACCGTCCAGTCACTGCGACCTTCTGGACAAGGGAGGACCTGGACACGGCGCATCTTCGAAAGATCCCTGCGAGGACGGAGAACATACGCATCGTGGAAGTTGACGAGTTCGACCTCACCCCGTGTGGGGGCACTCACGTCCGCGCCACGGGGGAAGTCGGGCTCATCAAGATCATCCGCACTGAGCGGATCCGGGGCCTCACCCGCGTCGAGTTCGTGTGTGGCCGCCGTGCCCTCGCCGACTACCGTTGGAAGAACGACACCGTGCACGCTTCCGCCTCCATGCTGTCAGTCCACGGGCGCGAGCTTGCCGAGGCAGTCTCCCGGCTCCAGTCGCAGGTCAAGGAGGCCAAGCGGGAACTGGAGGCAGTCACCTCGGAGCTTCGCGCCTATCAGGCTGCCGAGATGTATAGGGCGACACCTCCGCTCGAGCCATCGGGCGTGCGCGTGCTGGCCCGGGCTTTCGAAGGGCTCGACATGAATGAGTTGAAGTCCCTCACCCACAAGGTCGCCGGGCACTCTAGAGTCGTTGCGCTCTTCGGATCCACTTGCGGTCCTCTAGCCCATCTAGTGTTCCAGAAATCGGAGGACTTACCCGACCTCAACATGTTCCACCTGCTCAAGCAGGTTCTTCCGTCAGTCGATGGCAAAGGTGGCGGCAACCCCGGCCTCGCACAGGGAGGCGGGAAGAACCCTGCCGGCCTCAGCCTTGCCTTGGAGCAGGCATCCGACATCGTGGCCCAAGCTCTGGACTCTGCAAACGGGACTGCCTGATTTCCAGGAACAGAGACCCGGCTGCGCCGTCGCTGTGGCGATCCCAGCCGGGTTAACTGCTGCTCGCAGCTTCTCATTTGGAGCATACTAACACGGGCACAAGTGAACGGCCGTCCTCCATCTGGGGGCGGCGGCCCGTGTGAACCCTCAGTAGCCGATACTAGAGGAGGAGCGCAGAGTGGTCCCGGATAGAAGACTGACCCCGACGGGCTCAAACACTTCAAAGAGCGTCAAGTGCAGCCGATGCGGCAGCATGTTCTCGCTTCCCGAGCCTCCGGAACTGCCCGGGCAGAAGACTTGCATGACATGCCCGGCCTGTGGCATGGAGAACTGCGTCGAGACATCGTGGCAGGTAGACGCGTCAGACGAGGACTACTGACACCTGTCACCTGAGGCTAGAGACTTGGAGAAGCCCGCCCTGTCCACCGAGGGACGAAGCCCCATGGCTTGAGGCGGGCTCGGCCTTTCCCTCACACTCTTCCCCTGATCGACATAGACTCGGCTTTCCAACCCACTACACTGGACAGGACGGGGATGCCCACCGGGCGGAACTCCAGAACGAGTGGGTTCTGAAGGTTGTTCCAGATAGTGAGCTGGCCATTGTAGCACTTGAATGCCGGAAGATGGACGCGCCGGCCGTTCAGCTCGATCGGATAGAGGACTTCTTCCTCAACCCTGAGATCGACCGCGACAATCCCCATGAGGCTCACCGTGCCAAGCCGGAAATTGTAGGCGACCCGGTCCGTGCGGAGTTCACGCAGGACTTCGCGGGACACCCACGGCGCGGTGGCGTCCGTCTCGTACCTGTCGCCCTGAGTGAAGATCGGGCCGAAGGTCCGACCCCGAGCCATCGATGTCAGGCTTCTGGTCTTGGCCGGGGGGCGGGTTCCGTCTGATCGCGGCCATACCCAGCTGATCTCCACCCAGTCTGGATAGCGGCTGTTCTGTACTGTGACTTCCCATTCGTAGTCGGTCAGTGTATGTGCCACTATCCTCTTGAAGGTCACGAACATCCCGGCGTGAATCGCGGGCTCGCTCGTTATGACCTCGTAGCCTTCTTTGGCCCCGGCTCGAACGGGATTCCCCAGGACAACTGCAATGGTCAAGGCCAGAAGGCTCAGAATGACCAGAAAGCGCCGTCGCATTGGCCGCCATTCTCCTTTCAGAGATCCTTTCTGAACACGAACTCCCCTCCTACCATCGTGGCAACCACATGGGCCTCAGGAATCTCAGCCGCAGGCATAGAGAAGATATCGCGGGAAAGGACTGCGATATCTGCGAGGGAGCCCCGGGAGAGGGTACCGCGGGTCAGTTCCTCGCCGACTGCCGCCGCCGCCCCAGCCGTGTAGGCGCGGACCGTCTCCTCCACTGTCAGGCGCTCTTCAGGGTACCAGCCGGCATCAGGTGTCCCGTCCAGGCGCCTTCGCGCCACCGCAGCATATATGCCGTGGATCGGATTGGGCGTCTCGACAGGCGCGTCAGACCCGAACGCCAAGGTGGCCCCTGATTTGATCAGACTACGGAAAGCATACGTCCACCGGCTCCTCTTACCCCAGTGACGGTCGGCCGCGGGGATATCCGTGAGGATGTGGACCGGCTGCATTGACGCGACCACGCCCACGTCCGCGAACTTCCGGACGTCGTCGGGGTGGAGCAGCTGCGCGTGTTCGATTCTGTGGCGGAGCCTGCGCCGCCCGCTCTCTTCGCGGACGGACTCGAATATGCTGAGGACCTCCCTGTTCGCCCGGTCGCCGATGGCATGGACCGCGCAGGATATGCCCCCAAGGACGGCCCGGCCCACGAGTTCGGCGATCTCTTCTTTAGACGTAACCGCAATCCCGGTGTTCCTGGGGTTGCCCTCGTAAGGCCTGAGCAAGTGGGCGGTCTGAGATCCCAAAGCCCCGTCCGCGAAGATCTTGAGAGGGCCGATCCGAAGCCACTCGTCCCCGAACCCGGTGGATAAGCCCATATCCAGGGCGTCGTCGAGGTTCTCTTTGGCTATAGCGGATGTCACCCTGAGCTTGAGCCTGCCGGAGTTCCGAAGCAGCTGGAACGCCTGAAACGCAGATGCCCCCTCCATGTTGTGAATGGCGGCGATCCCGAAGGCGTGCAACTGGGCCATTCCCTTCTCCATGGCGGCTGCCGTGGCCTCACTAGTGGGTTCAGGAATCACGCGCCGTACGAGGTCCGCCGCCGCCTCTTTCAGGATACCTGTGGCCTGCCTGGTCTCCTCATCCCTTACTATCTCGCCGCCCTCAGGGTCGGGGGTGTCGATTCCCACCCCGGCCAGCCTGAGCGCGGCGGTGTTCACCCACACTAGATGCAAGTCCTTGCTGAACATCGCTACGGGGTTCTTGGGCGCCACCGCGTCCAGGTAGGACCTGTCGGGGAGTTCCCCGCCCGGCCAGGCGTTCTTGTTCCACCCGGATCCCAGCACCCATGTCCCGGGTTTCGCGGCTTCCACCGCTTTGGCGACTCTCGCGGCGGCGTCTTCAACGGACGCGGCCCCATCGAGGTCCACTCCGGACATGCCAAGCGAGAAGAACATGAAGTGAATATGAGAATCTGAGAAGGCCGGAATGAGCGCGCGGCCCTTGAGGTCGATCCGTTCGAAGCTGTCATCCACCACCGCGTCGATTTCGGCTTCGGAACCTGCAAGTAGAACTCGCTTGC
It includes:
- a CDS encoding DUF6504 family protein; the protein is MSKRIQKPITVVEGPGGSPIRFSWLNRWRTVSGVLDRWRESGDWWDGEEERDYFIVATSPGGSYELCRDGPGAWILSRILD
- a CDS encoding DNA polymerase III subunit alpha, which produces MKGFVHLHVHSQYSFLDGASTLRSLVERAASLDMGALAVTDHNNVSAAVEFTKCAREAGIKPVQGAELTLADGSHLVLLAQDSKGYSNLCRILTTAHMSAQRRNPGARLEDIEPHTGHMIALSGCRKGIIPSLIAAGKKAEAHAAAVRLARVFGRSNFYIELENPLTPGAAGLIRALSDLARAVGVGTVVTNNVHYAEKSGFWVHDALTAVRTLTTLDDVHPERRINGENYLKSPEEMTSLFADYPEALSNTVEIAERCSHVLDLSLRLFPKFPTPCGEPAAAYLESLVMQGAAKRYGRITEGIRARLSHELGIIRALGFEDYFLAVWDVARWAQSQGIRYAGRGSAADSAVAYCLFLTNVDSIVRGLLFERFMSLERAQKPDIDIDFEAGRRDDVAKYVYSRYGTEHVASVCTFNTFQGRAAVRDFGRALGFPEQEIDWLAKKLPHVPADGIRAAFERYPELRTSGIPAWKFELLLSLAESVAGFPRHIGTHLGGVVISGEPLTTITPLQMAAKGVAITQFDKNFIEDLGLIKLDLLSLRTLSAVEQATSTIRDHDPSFEYNRIPHGDRATYEMLNRGETIGVFQLESPAQRGLQTRLGARDIEDVIASVALIRPGPIQGNMVEPFIARRRGLEGISYIHPKLEPILRKTYGVVLYQEQVIEIATAIAGFTPGESDKLRKVMTHVRSMREMERIGTHFIERAVENGISPEVAQTIFSYILGYAGYGFCEAHAAAFADTAYKTAYMVNHYPAHFYAAVLSSQPMGFYPPRTILVEAKRRGVRILPLDVNRSQKKFSVEGGAIRVGLMQVKGISERMIDDLVAARADGEFRSVTDFLLRVPVDRDIMDNLVLAGAFDSVEPNRRALFWRLGTLMAQAAAEHDMAARAGPGRLFESSGSSVRDSVPDFSPTDKFKHEMSILGFCVDYHAMEFLRPRLARAGVRTSRDIHAAKNGEAVTVAGLVVRPHRPPTKSGKIVVFLSLEDEFGLVDVTVFERVYQEFGGVIYGNPGLLVTGNISRRGDGVSVIARTVQGLGRRRSSV
- a CDS encoding YigZ family protein, whose translation is MSRGYLALAGEGRAEIVVKKSKFIATAAPCQEEAEALRLIDRVRREFWDATHNVYAFVLGEHDEVARSSDDGEPAGTAGRPVLEVIKREQVKYCTVVVTRYFGGTLLGAAGLVRAYGSAAREGLHAAGIVRKRLFREVRFVIDYPSLGRVQNLIAEQGFTVDRLSYAERVEMVIRIPSEMLPGFTRLMQDALMGAFDPIVGEEKFGFDERPGTGSDG
- a CDS encoding DHHA1 domain-containing protein; the protein is MPTARLYHSDPYLRDFQCRVLQSEPASRTSSPGPLFEVITDVTAFYPNSGGQPSDRGTVAGVDVVDVIEREDEIVHLTVAAVPVGPAVGRVDADRRFDHMQQHTGQHILSGAFASLFGLETVGFHMGEETVTIDLAAPDITYDQAAAVERLACEVVFQNRPVTATFWTREDLDTAHLRKIPARTENIRIVEVDEFDLTPCGGTHVRATGEVGLIKIIRTERIRGLTRVEFVCGRRALADYRWKNDTVHASASMLSVHGRELAEAVSRLQSQVKEAKRELEAVTSELRAYQAAEMYRATPPLEPSGVRVLARAFEGLDMNELKSLTHKVAGHSRVVALFGSTCGPLAHLVFQKSEDLPDLNMFHLLKQVLPSVDGKGGGNPGLAQGGGKNPAGLSLALEQASDIVAQALDSANGTA
- a CDS encoding amidohydrolase; translated protein: MGRYVFTNGKIYTASGRRPFCQALAVLGKRVLLAGSEAEIDAVVDDSFERIDLKGRALIPAFSDSHIHFMFFSLGMSGVDLDGAASVEDAAARVAKAVEAAKPGTWVLGSGWNKNAWPGGELPDRSYLDAVAPKNPVAMFSKDLHLVWVNTAALRLAGVGIDTPDPEGGEIVRDEETRQATGILKEAAADLVRRVIPEPTSEATAAAMEKGMAQLHAFGIAAIHNMEGASAFQAFQLLRNSGRLKLRVTSAIAKENLDDALDMGLSTGFGDEWLRIGPLKIFADGALGSQTAHLLRPYEGNPRNTGIAVTSKEEIAELVGRAVLGGISCAVHAIGDRANREVLSIFESVREESGRRRLRHRIEHAQLLHPDDVRKFADVGVVASMQPVHILTDIPAADRHWGKRSRWTYAFRSLIKSGATLAFGSDAPVETPNPIHGIYAAVARRRLDGTPDAGWYPEERLTVEETVRAYTAGAAAAVGEELTRGTLSRGSLADIAVLSRDIFSMPAAEIPEAHVVATMVGGEFVFRKDL